Proteins from one Candidatus Schekmanbacteria bacterium genomic window:
- a CDS encoding biotin/lipoyl-binding protein: MRKVFKILLWIILIAGALYYIADVLKKSSPPPEVAATPVIDKIPVRIYGFVEPAGREVFVSPLETRRVEKIFVKEGDFVKKGQVLCILENSMELARLNLAKARLEASKKSLEINKDELKRRTDLFRKKISDEYAYTQADLRKRLAEEEIKVAEKEVELARIEYERLKLKSPIDGIVYKFDVRKGETLSKDDSAKIIIGSPNLWVRLYVESYWIDEIKKGMEFDILNTETKEKIGKGKVIFKSLYMGERNFRTEDIKERLDTRVQEVVLSLDTDKKDIPLGLPVMAEFISED, from the coding sequence AAAATTTTATTATGGATTATTTTGATTGCAGGCGCGCTTTATTATATTGCAGATGTTCTGAAAAAATCATCACCACCACCTGAAGTTGCTGCTACTCCTGTAATTGATAAGATACCCGTACGGATTTATGGTTTTGTTGAACCTGCTGGAAGAGAAGTTTTCGTAAGCCCTCTTGAGACAAGAAGAGTAGAAAAGATTTTTGTAAAAGAAGGAGATTTTGTAAAAAAAGGTCAGGTTCTTTGTATCCTCGAAAATAGTATGGAATTGGCTCGCTTAAATCTTGCAAAAGCGCGTTTAGAAGCTTCGAAAAAATCTCTTGAAATCAACAAAGATGAACTTAAAAGAAGAACCGATCTCTTCAGAAAAAAAATATCAGATGAATATGCTTATACACAGGCGGATTTGAGAAAAAGATTAGCGGAGGAAGAAATAAAAGTTGCGGAAAAAGAAGTGGAGCTTGCAAGAATAGAATATGAACGGCTCAAATTAAAATCTCCTATTGATGGAATAGTGTATAAATTTGATGTAAGAAAGGGGGAAACCCTTTCTAAAGATGACAGTGCAAAGATTATAATTGGCTCACCAAATTTATGGGTGCGCCTTTATGTTGAATCATATTGGATTGACGAAATTAAAAAAGGTATGGAGTTTGATATTTTGAATACAGAAACAAAAGAAAAGATTGGTAAAGGGAAAGTTATTTTTAAATCGCTTTATATGGGTGAAAGAAATTTTAGAACTGAAGACATAAAAGAGCGCCTCGATACAAGGGTGCAGGAGGTTGTCCTTTCCCTCGATACCGATAAAAAAGACATTCCTCTTGGATTGCCGGTGATGGCGGAGTTTATTTCAGAAGATTAA
- a CDS encoding rubrerythrin family protein, which translates to MSKSEDALKAAFAGESQANRKYLAFAEKAKSEGKPQVARMFLAAAEAETVHAHNHLRALNGIKSTKENLQEAIAGETHEFKSMYPEMIQVAKEEGNKEAERSFNFANEVEKVHAELYQKLLDNLEGEQEEYPYYVCPVCGYTAEKNAPDSCPVCGAKGEMFKKIDL; encoded by the coding sequence ATGAGTAAATCGGAAGACGCATTGAAGGCAGCATTTGCAGGTGAATCGCAGGCAAACCGCAAATATTTGGCTTTTGCTGAAAAGGCAAAAAGTGAAGGGAAACCACAAGTCGCAAGAATGTTTTTAGCGGCGGCAGAAGCAGAAACAGTCCATGCCCATAACCATTTAAGGGCGCTCAATGGGATCAAAAGCACAAAAGAAAATCTACAAGAGGCAATTGCAGGCGAAACTCATGAATTCAAATCAATGTATCCTGAAATGATTCAGGTCGCCAAAGAAGAAGGAAACAAAGAAGCAGAAAGGTCATTCAATTTTGCCAATGAAGTCGAAAAGGTGCATGCAGAATTGTATCAGAAGCTTCTCGACAATTTGGAAGGCGAGCAGGAAGAATATCCTTATTATGTTTGTCCTGTTTGTGGATATACAGCTGAAAAAAATGCCCCTGACTCCTGTCCTGTCTGCGGCGCCAAAGGGGAGATGTTTAAAAAGATAGATTTATAA